In Nocardia asteroides, a single genomic region encodes these proteins:
- the nusA gene encoding transcription termination factor NusA: protein MNIEIEALRAIVTDKGISIETVIAAIESALLTAYRHTEGHQPDAYIDINQKTGVVRVMAREVDADGTVLSEWDDTPEGFGRIAATTARQVVLQRLRDAENEKSFGEFAMHEGDIVGGVVQRDARANARGTIVVRIGSEVNGTEGLIPPAEQVPGEHYEHGDRVKCYVVGVSRGQRGPQITLSRTHPNLVRRLFALEVPEIADGSVEIVAVAREAGHRSKIAVRSMVSGVNAKGACIGPMGQRVRNVMSELAGEKIDIIDFADDPASFVGNALSPSKVVSVTVVDPEARAARVVVPDYQLSLAIGKEGQNARLAARLTGWRIDIRSDAAPEVGDGVRSEANRS from the coding sequence ATGAACATCGAGATCGAAGCTCTGCGCGCCATCGTCACCGACAAGGGCATCTCCATCGAGACGGTGATCGCCGCGATCGAGTCGGCGCTGCTCACCGCCTATCGGCACACCGAAGGGCACCAGCCCGACGCCTACATCGACATCAACCAGAAGACCGGCGTGGTCCGGGTGATGGCGCGCGAGGTGGACGCCGACGGCACCGTGCTCTCCGAGTGGGACGACACCCCGGAGGGGTTCGGCCGGATCGCGGCCACCACCGCCCGCCAGGTGGTGCTGCAGCGGCTGCGGGACGCGGAGAACGAGAAGTCCTTCGGCGAGTTCGCCATGCACGAGGGCGACATCGTCGGCGGTGTGGTGCAGCGCGACGCCAGGGCCAACGCCAGGGGCACCATCGTGGTCCGGATCGGCAGCGAGGTGAACGGCACCGAGGGGCTCATCCCGCCGGCCGAGCAGGTGCCCGGCGAGCACTACGAGCACGGTGACCGGGTCAAGTGCTACGTGGTCGGGGTCTCCCGCGGCCAGCGCGGTCCGCAGATCACGCTCTCCCGCACGCACCCGAACCTGGTGCGCAGGCTCTTCGCGCTGGAGGTTCCGGAGATCGCGGACGGCTCGGTGGAGATCGTCGCGGTGGCCCGCGAGGCCGGGCACCGCTCCAAGATCGCGGTGCGCAGCATGGTCTCCGGGGTGAACGCCAAGGGCGCCTGCATCGGGCCGATGGGGCAGCGGGTGCGCAACGTCATGAGCGAGCTGGCCGGCGAGAAGATCGACATCATCGACTTCGCCGACGATCCGGCGTCCTTCGTCGGCAACGCGCTCTCGCCCTCCAAGGTGGTTTCGGTCACAGTGGTCGATCCGGAGGCCCGCGCGGCCCGCGTGGTGGTGCCGGATTACCAGTTGTCGCTGGCCATCGGCAAGGAAGGGCAGAACGCCAGGCTCGCCGCGCGGCTCACCGGTTGGCGGATCGACATCCGCAGCGATGCCGCTCCCGAGGTCGGCGACGGGGTGCGCAGCGAGGCCAATCGGAGTTGA
- the rimP gene encoding ribosome maturation factor RimP → MSLPTEERVSQLVAGLVEGRGFDLEGVSIAGGRSGQAKVTIVVDRDAATDLDTVAELSTDLSEVLDEAGDFGEAAYLLEVTTPGVERPLDAERHWRRARGRKARITLRPGAPNPEPGVGGSFEARIGALTGDSIALVLGGRRNPHRVTVALADIAEAVVQVEFNAPGAAELELAGGVVPGRPDPRTESATPLPGDEVSSGSATEPQSGSATEPQTEGIVE, encoded by the coding sequence ATGTCGTTGCCGACCGAGGAGAGGGTGAGCCAGCTCGTCGCTGGCCTCGTCGAGGGCCGAGGTTTCGATCTGGAGGGGGTCTCGATCGCGGGCGGCCGCAGCGGGCAGGCGAAGGTCACCATCGTGGTCGACCGGGACGCCGCCACCGATCTGGACACCGTCGCGGAGCTGAGCACCGACCTCTCCGAGGTGCTGGACGAGGCGGGCGACTTCGGCGAGGCCGCCTACCTGCTCGAGGTCACCACCCCCGGCGTGGAGCGCCCGCTGGACGCGGAGCGGCACTGGCGCCGGGCGCGGGGCCGGAAGGCGCGGATCACGCTGCGTCCCGGCGCGCCGAATCCGGAGCCGGGGGTCGGCGGCAGCTTCGAGGCGCGCATCGGCGCGCTCACCGGCGACTCGATCGCGCTCGTGCTCGGCGGCAGGCGCAACCCGCACCGGGTCACCGTGGCGCTCGCCGATATCGCCGAGGCGGTGGTGCAGGTGGAGTTCAACGCACCGGGCGCCGCCGAGCTGGAACTGGCGGGCGGCGTCGTCCCCGGCCGCCCCGACCCGCGCACCGAGAGCGCGACCCCGCTACCCGGCGACGAAGTGTCGTCCGGCAGTGCCACCGAGCCGCAGAGCGGCAGTGCCACCGAGCCGCAGACCGAAGGGATCGTGGAATGA
- a CDS encoding glutathione peroxidase, with protein sequence MSIRDVPVRTLAGEQTTLADVVGDRAALVVNVASKCGLTPQYSALVELQKQYGPRGFTVIGVPSNQFMGQEPGSAEEIQEFCSTTYGVDFPLLEKTDVNGDERHELYRTLTETADADGTAGDIQWNFEKFLVDREGKVVGRFRPRTTPDAPEVTAAIEAAL encoded by the coding sequence ATGAGCATCCGAGACGTACCGGTGCGCACCCTGGCCGGCGAGCAGACCACCCTGGCCGACGTGGTCGGTGACCGCGCCGCCCTCGTGGTGAACGTCGCCAGCAAGTGCGGCCTGACGCCGCAGTACAGCGCCCTGGTCGAGCTGCAGAAGCAGTACGGGCCGCGCGGCTTCACCGTGATCGGCGTCCCCAGCAACCAGTTCATGGGTCAGGAGCCGGGCAGCGCGGAGGAGATCCAGGAGTTCTGCTCCACCACCTACGGCGTCGACTTCCCGCTGCTGGAGAAGACCGACGTGAACGGCGACGAGCGGCACGAGCTGTACCGGACGCTCACCGAGACCGCCGACGCCGACGGCACCGCGGGCGATATCCAGTGGAACTTCGAGAAGTTCCTGGTCGACCGGGAGGGCAAGGTCGTCGGCCGCTTCCGCCCGCGCACCACCCCGGATGCCCCCGAGGTCACCGCCGCCATCGAAGCGGCGCTCTAG
- a CDS encoding ferritin-like domain-containing protein: MTPDQEALSTALDAEYAAVYAYGVIAAYAADERYTVFAEHAAAHRARRDATVDALAASGLTPPAPSAAYTAPFPVTDPVTAARLAVAVETDTAVAWRSVVEKATTPELRTTGVEALTEATLRLATWQSILGAEPPTVAFPGAV, translated from the coding sequence ATGACCCCGGACCAGGAGGCGCTGAGCACCGCGCTGGACGCCGAGTACGCCGCCGTCTACGCCTACGGGGTCATCGCCGCGTACGCCGCTGACGAGCGCTACACCGTCTTCGCCGAGCACGCCGCCGCGCACCGCGCCCGCCGGGACGCCACCGTCGACGCGCTCGCCGCGAGCGGGCTCACCCCGCCCGCGCCGAGCGCCGCCTACACCGCCCCGTTCCCGGTCACCGACCCGGTGACGGCGGCCAGGCTCGCGGTCGCCGTCGAGACCGACACCGCCGTTGCCTGGCGCTCGGTGGTCGAGAAGGCGACTACGCCCGAGCTCCGCACCACCGGGGTGGAGGCGCTCACCGAGGCCACCTTGCGGTTGGCGACCTGGCAGTCGATTCTCGGTGCCGAGCCACCGACGGTCGCCTTCCCCGGAGCGGTCTGA
- a CDS encoding proline--tRNA ligase: MITRLSRLFLRTLRDDPADAEVPSHKLLVRAGYVRRIAPGVYSWLPLGLRVLRRVEDVVREEMNAIGAQEISLPALLPREPYEATKRWTEYGDALFRLRDRKGADYLLGPTHEELFALTVKGEYNSYKDLPVTLYQIQTKYRDEERPRAGILRGREFVMKDSYSFDLDEAGLKASYAAHREAYQRIFERLGVRYAIVAATSGAMGGSASEEFLAESEVGEDTYVRSESGYAANVEAVVTPAPEPLPIEGLPEAVEHDTPDTPTITALVEWANGAGIGAVTAADTLKNVMVKLRHPDGKTEIVGIGIPGDREVDGKRLGAALEPAEFDLLGEADFAANPFLVKGYIGPRGLQRNGIRYLVDPRVGTGTAWITGADAPGKHVVGLVAGRDFTPDGTIEAAEVRDGDPAPDGNGTLVTARGIEIGHIFQLGYKYTDAFEVDVLGENGKPVRLVMGSYGVGVSRMVAVIAEQQHDEKGLRWPAAVAPYDVHVVIANKDGAARDGAEEVVAGLDAAGLEVLFDDRTASPGVKFKDAELLGVPLVLVIGRGWAQGVVELRDRFGGEAEEIPAAEAVAAVVARVRG; encoded by the coding sequence GTGATCACCCGCCTCTCTCGCCTCTTCCTGCGTACCCTGCGCGACGACCCGGCCGACGCCGAGGTGCCCAGCCACAAACTGCTCGTGCGCGCGGGCTACGTCCGCCGGATCGCGCCGGGTGTGTACTCGTGGCTACCGCTGGGGCTGCGGGTGCTGCGCCGGGTCGAGGACGTGGTGCGGGAAGAGATGAATGCCATCGGGGCGCAGGAGATCTCGCTGCCCGCGCTGCTGCCGCGCGAGCCCTACGAGGCGACCAAGCGCTGGACCGAGTACGGCGACGCGCTCTTCCGGCTGCGCGACCGCAAGGGCGCCGATTACCTGCTCGGCCCCACGCACGAGGAGTTGTTCGCGCTCACCGTCAAGGGTGAGTACAACTCGTACAAGGATCTGCCGGTCACGCTGTACCAGATCCAGACCAAGTACCGGGACGAGGAGCGGCCGCGCGCGGGGATTCTGCGGGGGCGCGAGTTCGTGATGAAGGATTCGTACTCCTTCGATCTGGACGAGGCCGGGTTGAAGGCCAGCTACGCCGCGCACCGCGAGGCGTACCAGCGGATCTTCGAGCGGCTCGGGGTGCGGTACGCGATCGTGGCGGCCACCTCGGGGGCCATGGGCGGTAGCGCGTCGGAGGAGTTCCTGGCCGAGAGCGAGGTGGGTGAGGACACCTACGTGCGCTCGGAGTCCGGGTATGCGGCGAATGTCGAGGCCGTGGTGACGCCCGCGCCGGAGCCGCTGCCGATCGAGGGGCTGCCGGAAGCCGTCGAGCACGACACCCCGGATACGCCGACCATCACCGCACTGGTGGAGTGGGCGAACGGCGCCGGGATCGGCGCGGTCACCGCCGCCGACACGCTCAAGAACGTCATGGTGAAGCTGCGGCACCCGGACGGCAAGACCGAGATCGTCGGCATCGGCATCCCCGGTGACCGCGAGGTGGACGGCAAGCGGCTCGGCGCGGCGCTGGAGCCCGCCGAGTTCGACCTGCTCGGCGAGGCCGACTTCGCCGCGAACCCGTTTTTGGTGAAGGGCTACATCGGCCCGCGCGGGTTGCAGCGCAACGGGATTCGGTACCTGGTCGACCCGCGGGTCGGCACCGGCACCGCCTGGATCACGGGTGCGGACGCGCCGGGCAAGCACGTGGTCGGGCTGGTGGCCGGTCGCGACTTCACGCCGGACGGCACCATCGAAGCCGCCGAGGTGCGCGACGGCGATCCCGCGCCGGACGGGAACGGCACGCTGGTCACCGCGCGCGGGATCGAGATCGGGCACATCTTCCAGCTCGGGTACAAGTACACCGACGCGTTCGAGGTGGACGTGCTCGGGGAGAACGGCAAGCCGGTGCGGCTGGTCATGGGCTCGTACGGGGTCGGCGTCTCGCGGATGGTCGCGGTGATCGCCGAGCAGCAGCACGACGAGAAGGGGCTGCGCTGGCCCGCCGCCGTCGCGCCCTACGACGTGCACGTTGTCATCGCCAACAAGGACGGGGCCGCGCGGGACGGGGCCGAGGAGGTCGTGGCCGGGCTGGACGCCGCCGGGCTCGAGGTGCTCTTCGACGATCGCACCGCCTCGCCGGGCGTCAAGTTCAAGGACGCCGAGCTGCTCGGGGTGCCGCTGGTGCTGGTGATCGGTCGCGGCTGGGCGCAGGGCGTCGTCGAGCTGCGCGACCGGTTCGGCGGGGAGGCGGAGGAGATCCCGGCCGCCGAGGCAGTGGCCGCGGTCGTCGCGCGCGTGCGCGGCTGA
- a CDS encoding NPCBM/NEW2 domain-containing protein, whose translation MTVPQIVLVVLAILLAVTLAVAANWIPRPPWLGVRHVVIVVIVLGLATAGVAVAQHYIDGNGDSGSATATSTQSSAKSPKSDPRPTTTAPPASSTTTTTTARATTTTPGAVAQSKQFLADLDTSGSSPSTGTTNVNGTTYPHSIYGRIGGCQTDVAYTYDLGRKWSQFTSVVGLRDGGDTRSVVQFEVYADDSLVYSSGSLPVGQSPTVTVPVAGVLNLKVRYLFVEGNMGLCSNAGYAVWGDAALAK comes from the coding sequence ATGACCGTACCGCAGATCGTCCTCGTCGTTCTGGCCATACTCCTCGCGGTGACGCTGGCCGTGGCCGCGAACTGGATTCCACGTCCGCCCTGGCTCGGCGTGCGGCACGTGGTGATCGTGGTGATCGTGCTCGGGCTCGCCACCGCGGGCGTGGCGGTCGCTCAGCACTACATCGATGGCAACGGCGACAGCGGCTCGGCCACCGCCACCAGTACCCAGTCCTCGGCCAAGTCGCCGAAGTCGGACCCGCGACCGACGACGACCGCACCGCCTGCGAGTTCGACGACAACGACCACCACGGCGCGCGCCACCACGACGACACCCGGTGCGGTCGCGCAGTCGAAGCAGTTCCTCGCCGACCTGGACACCTCGGGCTCGTCCCCGTCGACCGGAACCACCAACGTCAACGGCACCACCTATCCCCATTCGATCTACGGCCGGATCGGCGGGTGTCAGACCGACGTCGCCTACACCTACGATCTGGGCCGGAAATGGTCGCAATTCACCTCCGTGGTCGGCCTTCGGGACGGCGGTGACACCCGATCGGTGGTCCAGTTCGAGGTCTACGCGGACGATTCGCTGGTGTACTCCTCGGGAAGTCTCCCGGTGGGGCAATCGCCGACGGTGACGGTTCCGGTCGCCGGTGTGCTCAACCTGAAGGTCAGGTATCTGTTCGTCGAGGGCAACATGGGGCTGTGCAGCAACGCCGGCTACGCCGTGTGGGGAGATGCCGCACTGGCCAAGTGA
- the yaaA gene encoding peroxide stress protein YaaA, with product MLVLLPPSETKSDGGRGGPLDLGSLSLPALTPVRSALLDAVEKLAADPAAAAAVLGLGKSAEAEIARNAAVRTSATRPALERYTGVLYDALDARSFTRAQKAKALQRLAVGSALFGVVRASDPIPAYRLSGGTRLPGLPTLPALWKDALTPALLAEAAGGLVVDLRSGSYQALGPVPGAVTATVLTEQPDGSRTVVSHFNKHHKGLLARALVLTRADPSDVRGVGRIAAKAGLRIEIASPTELLVLT from the coding sequence GTGCTGGTGCTGCTGCCTCCCTCCGAGACCAAGTCCGACGGCGGCCGCGGCGGCCCGCTCGACCTCGGCTCGCTCTCGCTGCCCGCGCTCACCCCGGTCCGGTCGGCGCTACTGGACGCGGTGGAGAAACTCGCGGCCGACCCGGCGGCGGCCGCGGCGGTGCTCGGGCTCGGCAAGTCGGCGGAGGCGGAGATCGCCCGCAATGCCGCCGTCCGCACCTCCGCCACCCGCCCCGCGCTGGAGCGCTACACCGGCGTCCTCTACGACGCGCTCGACGCCCGCTCCTTCACCCGCGCGCAGAAGGCGAAGGCGCTGCAGCGGCTCGCCGTCGGCTCCGCGCTCTTCGGCGTGGTCCGCGCGAGCGACCCGATCCCCGCCTACCGCCTCTCCGGCGGCACCCGCCTCCCCGGGCTGCCCACCCTGCCCGCGCTCTGGAAGGACGCGCTCACCCCCGCGCTGCTCGCCGAAGCCGCGGGCGGGCTCGTCGTAGACCTGCGCTCCGGCAGCTACCAGGCGCTCGGGCCGGTCCCCGGCGCCGTCACCGCCACCGTGCTCACCGAGCAGCCGGACGGCAGCCGGACCGTCGTAAGCCACTTCAACAAGCACCACAAGGGCCTGCTCGCCCGCGCCCTCGTGCTCACCCGCGCCGACCCGTCGGACGTGCGCGGCGTCGGCCGGATCGCCGCCAAGGCCGGGCTCCGCATCGAGATCGCCTCCCCCACCGAACTCCTCGTCCTCACCTGA
- a CDS encoding HAD family hydrolase has protein sequence MTTSFPCSTAHAFRDTAMFEHGDGKERRRTLGDVRMILALWDVDGTLISNGGVSKDTYRGAFELLTGVSAVHTPRTAGGTDVPIMHDLAAMHSVTLTAETEDIRNALEQSLAARRTELAARGRSLPGAHDGITALAAMDGVVQSVLTGNIRPNGFAKLDTFGLAGPPLDWDIGAFGSDDSVRSNLVSIAQKRARVKYGTEFTPNDTVLIGDTPNDVRAGREGGAKVIGVATGKDDVDTLVRAGADAVLPDLADTAAFLSAFKQVLA, from the coding sequence ATGACAACTTCCTTCCCGTGCTCAACTGCGCATGCCTTCCGCGATACCGCGATGTTCGAACACGGTGATGGCAAGGAGCGGAGACGTACGCTCGGCGATGTGCGCATGATTCTGGCCCTCTGGGACGTCGACGGCACTCTGATCAGCAACGGCGGGGTATCGAAGGACACCTATCGAGGAGCATTCGAGCTGCTCACCGGCGTATCGGCGGTGCACACCCCGCGGACGGCCGGCGGTACCGACGTGCCGATCATGCACGATCTGGCAGCTATGCACAGCGTGACTCTGACGGCCGAAACCGAGGATATTCGCAATGCGTTGGAGCAATCCCTGGCAGCACGGAGAACCGAGCTTGCCGCGCGCGGACGCTCGCTGCCCGGGGCGCACGACGGCATCACCGCCCTCGCGGCAATGGACGGTGTGGTCCAGTCGGTACTGACGGGCAATATCCGTCCGAACGGATTCGCGAAGCTGGATACCTTCGGCCTGGCAGGTCCCCCGCTGGATTGGGATATCGGGGCCTTCGGCTCCGATGATTCCGTTCGCTCGAACCTGGTCTCGATCGCGCAGAAGCGGGCACGCGTGAAGTACGGAACGGAGTTCACGCCGAACGACACGGTGCTCATCGGAGACACGCCCAACGACGTTCGCGCAGGAAGGGAAGGTGGCGCCAAGGTGATCGGCGTCGCGACCGGGAAGGACGATGTCGATACACTCGTGCGCGCCGGAGCCGACGCAGTGCTTCCAGACCTTGCCGACACGGCTGCATTCCTGTCTGCATTCAAGCAGGTTCTGGCATAG
- a CDS encoding XRE family transcriptional regulator, translating to MSSQKPNERLRVALDDAGYSTQGLAEQLSLDPKSVQRWVTKGVVPRRATARRAAQLLGASSGSLWPQLEIPVEHATRAEIVDIYPHRADTPRRLWLDLLSSTREELWLFANASLFLPEQNPESIDIIRRKAEDGVRVRILLGDPDSPEMALRGEEELLYEAIPARIRMALTYYSPLVGKPGVEFLLHRTCLYNSIFRYDNQMLINQHVYGAYGYLAPILHVRRVRGGDFFDMYDRSFERVWGSAVDIRESIFWRAFSGSGRAMPEPA from the coding sequence ATGAGCTCGCAGAAGCCGAACGAACGGCTCCGCGTCGCCCTCGACGATGCCGGCTACAGCACGCAGGGGTTGGCGGAGCAACTGAGCCTGGATCCGAAGAGTGTGCAGCGCTGGGTCACGAAGGGGGTCGTTCCACGCCGGGCCACGGCTCGCCGGGCCGCCCAACTCCTGGGGGCGAGCAGCGGATCGTTGTGGCCGCAACTGGAGATACCGGTCGAGCATGCGACGCGGGCGGAGATCGTCGATATCTACCCACACCGCGCAGACACCCCGCGACGTCTGTGGCTCGACCTGCTGTCATCGACGCGGGAAGAGCTCTGGCTGTTCGCCAACGCCAGCCTCTTCCTTCCCGAGCAGAATCCGGAATCGATCGACATCATTCGTCGCAAAGCCGAAGACGGAGTCCGCGTTCGAATCCTGCTCGGTGATCCGGATTCGCCCGAGATGGCTCTGCGAGGGGAAGAAGAGCTTCTGTACGAGGCTATTCCCGCCCGTATCCGCATGGCGTTGACCTACTACAGCCCGCTGGTCGGAAAACCCGGTGTCGAATTCCTTCTACATCGGACGTGCCTCTACAACTCCATCTTCCGATACGACAACCAGATGCTGATCAACCAGCATGTTTACGGCGCATACGGCTACCTCGCACCTATCCTGCACGTGCGCCGGGTGCGCGGCGGCGACTTCTTCGACATGTACGACCGCAGCTTCGAACGGGTGTGGGGATCAGCCGTCGACATCAGGGAATCGATATTCTGGCGGGCATTCTCCGGTTCCGGCCGGGCTATGCCAGAACCTGCTTGA
- a CDS encoding MFS transporter translates to MLRDPAVTPHYPVTGRAFGLAILVLSGLQLMVVLDGTVVIFALPRLQEEMGLSSAGSAWTVTSYGLTFAGLMLLGGRLGDSFGRKRMLISGVAVFTVASLLCGLAQAEWMLLAARALQGAGAAIAAPTAFALVATTFAPGKARNQAVAILGSMVGVGSVGGLVVGGALTEVSWRWIFLINVPIGALIIAGAVATLSDTAHQRTTLDVRGALLGTIACAAIVFGATEGPQLGWDSPYIIGALVGGLLLLIVFVLLERRVDSPLLPWSLFDRRDRIATFLLIFLAGGMLGAMTFFVAQFLQNVLGYSPLTAGLAAIPFTVGIGIGGALASKLALLVAPRWLLLVASAVLACGLAFASTLKGDVDYFTILLPLLVVIGFGVGVAMVLAPICVLVGVPAADIGPLAAVGQMFMNLATPIAIGLFTPIAASRTLAVGGVVGVPATDMTDLEIDALGNGYTLVLFCCALLALLIGAVALTLRYTPAQLAEAQHAEKAAQQG, encoded by the coding sequence GTGCTCAGAGACCCCGCGGTGACCCCGCACTACCCGGTGACCGGGCGCGCCTTCGGGCTCGCCATCCTGGTACTGAGCGGCCTGCAGCTCATGGTGGTGCTCGACGGCACCGTCGTGATCTTCGCGCTCCCCCGGCTGCAGGAGGAGATGGGGCTCTCCAGCGCGGGCAGCGCCTGGACCGTCACCTCCTACGGCCTCACCTTCGCCGGATTGATGCTGCTCGGCGGCCGTCTGGGTGACTCTTTCGGCCGCAAGCGCATGCTGATCAGCGGCGTCGCGGTCTTCACCGTCGCCTCGCTGCTCTGCGGCCTCGCCCAGGCCGAGTGGATGCTGCTCGCCGCGCGCGCCCTCCAGGGCGCGGGCGCCGCGATCGCCGCGCCCACCGCGTTCGCCCTCGTCGCCACCACCTTCGCGCCCGGCAAGGCGCGCAACCAGGCGGTCGCGATCCTCGGCTCGATGGTCGGGGTCGGCTCGGTCGGCGGCCTGGTGGTCGGCGGCGCGCTCACCGAGGTCTCCTGGCGCTGGATCTTCCTGATCAACGTGCCGATCGGCGCGCTCATCATCGCGGGCGCGGTCGCCACCCTCTCCGACACCGCGCACCAGCGCACCACCCTCGACGTGCGCGGCGCGCTGCTCGGCACCATCGCCTGCGCCGCCATCGTCTTCGGCGCCACCGAGGGGCCGCAGCTCGGCTGGGACAGCCCCTACATCATCGGCGCGCTGGTCGGCGGGTTGCTGCTGCTGATCGTCTTCGTCCTGCTGGAACGCCGCGTCGATTCCCCGCTGCTGCCCTGGTCGCTCTTCGACCGGCGCGACCGGATCGCCACCTTCCTGCTCATCTTCCTGGCCGGCGGCATGCTCGGCGCGATGACCTTCTTCGTGGCCCAGTTCCTGCAGAACGTGCTCGGTTACAGCCCGCTCACCGCCGGCCTCGCCGCCATCCCGTTCACCGTCGGCATCGGCATCGGCGGCGCGCTGGCCTCCAAGCTCGCGCTCCTGGTCGCCCCGCGCTGGCTGCTCCTGGTCGCCAGCGCCGTCCTCGCCTGCGGCCTGGCCTTCGCCTCCACCCTGAAGGGCGACGTCGACTACTTCACCATCCTGCTGCCCCTGCTCGTGGTGATCGGCTTCGGCGTCGGCGTCGCCATGGTGCTGGCCCCGATCTGCGTCCTGGTCGGTGTTCCCGCCGCCGACATCGGCCCGCTCGCCGCCGTCGGCCAGATGTTCATGAACCTCGCCACCCCCATCGCCATCGGCCTCTTCACCCCCATCGCCGCCTCCCGCACCCTCGCCGTCGGCGGCGTCGTCGGCGTCCCCGCCACCGACATGACCGACCTGGAGATCGACGCCCTGGGCAACGGCTACACCCTCGTCCTCTTCTGCTGCGCCCTCCTGGCCCTCCTCATCGGCGCGGTCGCCTTGACCCTGCGCTACACGCCTGCGCAGTTGGCCGAGGCGCAGCATGCGGAGAAGGCAGCCCAGCAAGGGTGA
- the cobA gene encoding uroporphyrinogen-III C-methyltransferase — translation MSDTPPDAGDPNYLVGLDLNGRRVVVVGGGSVAQRRLGLLIASGAEVHVVSRAVTPAVEGMAGAGQLTLELRDYADGDLDGAWYAIACTDEPETNAAIVAEATARRIFCVRADVARLGTAVTPATARYDGLSLGVLAGGAHRRSAAVRSALLEALQSGVVTDDSDPVVPGVALVGGGPGDPDLITVRGRRLLARADLVVADRLAPPELLAELGPEVEVIDAAKIPYGRSMAQEEINRTLVDGARAGKFVVRLKGGDPYVFGRGYEELEACVEAGVAVTVVPGITSPISVPAAAGIPVTHRGVTHEFVVVSGHVAPDHPDSLVDWPALATLRGTLVLMMAVERLDRFAAALLDGGRAADTPAAVIQEGTLRTQRVLRADLGTVAERVKAEGIRPPAIVVIGPTAGFDSAPV, via the coding sequence GTGTCCGATACTCCTCCCGATGCCGGCGATCCCAACTATCTCGTCGGGCTCGATCTGAACGGCAGGCGCGTCGTCGTGGTCGGCGGCGGTTCGGTTGCCCAGCGCAGGCTGGGGCTGCTCATCGCCTCCGGAGCCGAGGTGCACGTCGTCAGCCGCGCGGTCACCCCGGCCGTCGAGGGGATGGCCGGCGCCGGGCAGCTCACCCTGGAACTGCGCGACTACGCCGACGGCGACCTGGACGGCGCCTGGTACGCCATCGCCTGCACCGACGAGCCGGAGACCAACGCCGCCATCGTGGCCGAGGCCACCGCGCGCCGGATCTTCTGCGTGCGCGCGGATGTCGCGCGGCTCGGCACCGCCGTCACCCCCGCCACCGCGCGCTACGACGGGCTCAGCCTCGGCGTGCTGGCAGGCGGCGCGCACCGCCGCTCGGCCGCGGTGCGTAGCGCGCTGCTGGAGGCGCTGCAGTCCGGGGTCGTCACCGACGACTCCGACCCGGTGGTTCCCGGCGTCGCGCTGGTCGGCGGCGGGCCCGGCGACCCCGATCTGATCACCGTGCGCGGCCGCAGGCTGCTCGCCAGGGCCGACCTGGTGGTCGCCGACCGGCTGGCCCCGCCGGAGCTGCTCGCCGAGCTCGGCCCCGAGGTCGAGGTGATCGACGCCGCCAAGATCCCGTACGGCCGGTCCATGGCACAGGAGGAGATCAACCGGACCCTGGTCGATGGCGCCAGGGCGGGCAAGTTCGTGGTCCGGCTCAAGGGCGGCGACCCGTACGTCTTCGGCCGCGGCTACGAGGAGCTGGAGGCGTGCGTCGAGGCCGGGGTCGCGGTGACCGTCGTGCCCGGCATCACCAGCCCCATCTCGGTGCCCGCCGCGGCAGGCATCCCGGTGACGCACCGCGGCGTCACCCACGAGTTCGTCGTGGTCAGCGGCCACGTGGCACCCGACCACCCGGACTCCCTCGTCGACTGGCCCGCCCTGGCCACGCTGCGCGGCACGCTCGTGCTCATGATGGCGGTCGAGCGGCTGGACCGCTTCGCCGCCGCGCTGCTCGACGGCGGGCGCGCCGCCGACACCCCCGCCGCGGTGATCCAGGAGGGTACGCTGCGCACCCAGCGGGTGCTCCGCGCCGACCTCGGCACCGTGGCCGAGCGGGTCAAGGCCGAGGGCATCCGGCCCCCGGCGATTGTCGTCATCGGCCCGACCGCCGGGTTTGACTCGGCCCCTGTGTAA